In the Anastrepha obliqua isolate idAnaObli1 chromosome 1, idAnaObli1_1.0, whole genome shotgun sequence genome, one interval contains:
- the LOC129242746 gene encoding peroxidase isoform X1, producing MFGVQSIYQDHRLISYVHLQTAFLILITYNWMLISALNIKKLNGGNTEYLSSISPEDWKSDLDFGIEFINRQVRLEENLVKSRVFVENGSISHVQLLDALPNEEARRDNDIARKLLAASLYVFNSRCAPHGIEGEDCENFLAMKSLPANSELLNECLRIIESRRNGHNSFRRLLSRFYKDGIYEMFSDNQLISPLLVSKQLHSLSLNTKTRDLEDVEKNLAVIQWAQFIEHDLSKPVVTSMRDGSHIECCNKDSFELGPRHRHPSCVPLILNSGESTYDKVNCLNYVRSAVAVSTKCTFGAVDQLNQASSHLDLSQLYGFTDEAQRHMRYFHKGQIKSSANDDGSAIYTDQLPKITSNLGNFCAFKNYSHQPGQCFMAGDSRVNSSPLTISIYTIFMRNHNQIAKKLSSRHPLWSDEVLFQTAKTLNTQIYRKIVFDEWLPIVLGEDAIVKIKQGSHSKDPEDERISNEFAIAAMRFYLSMLPNALNNFTKAKRLQYTTSDYLSNTNSNILPSENIISLIDQTYKPDLGYTSKKIDSIFESIFNQPAMKLDTIYEDSLILDNLNTNRRPTHSDLLAYDIQRGRDHGLKSYINYIELYTGQKIGSWTDLDRFIAIDDLNKLKSIYNDVNKVDLLVGGMAEINSFGALVGPTFKYILGEQFSRIYQRQLRLSDQMLPEFEGVTVVDLLCANTELQQVPRSVFLLISDKNPLLPCNDYLKLLRP from the exons ATGTTTGGCGTGCAGAGTATTTATCAAGATCACCGACTAATTAGTTATGTGCATTTGCAAACAGCCTTTCTCATCTTGATCACTTACAACTGGATGCTCATATCGGCTCTTA acATTAAAAAACTCAACGGAGGAAACACGGAATATCTCAGTAGTATTTCCCCGGAGGACTGGAAATCTGATTTAGACTTTGGAATCGAATTTATAAATCGACAAGTaag GCTAGAAGAAAATCTTGTCAAATCACGCGTATTTGTCGAAAATGGCAGCATATCACACGTACAGCTTTTAGACGCCTTGCCGAACGAAGAAGCCAGACGAGACAATGATATCGCTAGGAAACTATTGGCAGCCAGTCTTTATGTGTTCAATAGTAGATGTGCTCCACATGGCATAGAAGGTGAAGATTGCGAGAATTTTTTGGCCATGAAGTCACTTCCAGCAAACAGCGAGTTATTAAACGAGTGTTTACGAATTATTGAAAGCCGCCGAAATGGACACAACTCATTTCGACGGTTACTAAGTCGCTTTTATAAGGATGGTATCTATGAG ATGTTTTCGGATAATCAACTTATCTCACCTTTGTTGGTAAGCAAACAATTACATAGTTTGAGTTTGAACACGAAAACAAGGGATTTGGAAGATGTCGAAAAGAATTTAGCTGTGATTCAATGGGCACAATTTATTGAACATGATCTCAGTAAACCTGTTGTAACTTCAATGA GAGATGGAAGCCACATCGAATGCTGCAACAAAGACAGTTTTGAACTCGGTCCGCGGCATCGTCATCCTTCTTGTGTGCCTTTGATATTAAATAGTGGAGAATCCACGTACGACAAAGTCAACTGTTTAAATTACGTTCGCAGCGCTGTTGCTGTTAGCACAAAATGTACTTTCGGCGCAGTAGACCAA TTGAATCAGGCGTCATCCCATTTAGACCTTTCACAACTATATGGTTTTACAGATGAAGCACAAAGGCATATGCGTTATTTCCACAAGGGTCAAATTAAGAGCAGTGCAAATGATGACGGATCAGCAATTTATACTGATCAACTACCTAAGATAACTTCGAATTTGGGAAACTTTTGCGCTTTTAAAAATTACTCACATCAGCCTGGCCAGTGCTTTATGGCGGGAGATTCCCGCGTCAATAGTAGTCCGCTTACCATTTCAATTTATACGATATTTATGAGAAATCATAACCAGATAGCCAAAAAACTTTCCTCCCGACATCCATTATGGAGCGATGAAGTGCTTTTCCAAACAGCAAAAACTCTCAATACTCAAATCTATAGGAAAATTGTGTTTGACGAGTGGTTACCCATTGTATTGGGTGAAGACGCTattgtgaaaataaaacaagGATCCCATAGTAAGGATCCTGAGGATGAAAGAATTTCGAATGAATTTGCTATAGCAGCAATGCGCTTTTATCTGTCGATGTTGCCTAATGCCTTAAACAATTTCACTAAAGCTAAACGTCTACAGTATACTACCTCCGACTACTTATCTAATACAAACAG CAATATTCTTCCCAGCGAGAATATAATATCATTGATTGATCAAACATATAAACCCGATTTGGGATACACTTCTAAAAAAATAGATTCCAtatttgaatccatttttaatcaGCCTGCTATGAAATTGGATACTATATATGAAGACAGT CTAATTTTAGATAACTTAAACACAAATAGACGACCCACCCATAGTGATCTCCTTGCTTATGATATTCAACGCGGTCGAGATCACGGTTTGAAAAGCTATATAAATTACATCGAGCTTTACACGGGTCAGAAAATCGGAAGCTGGACGGATCTTGATCGTTTTATAGCTATAGAT GATTTGAACAAATTGAAATCCATTTACAACGATGTGAACAAAGTCGATCTGCTGGTTGGAGGCATGGCTGAAATTAATTCATTCGGTGCTTTAGTTGGTCCgacttttaagtatattttgg GTGAACAATTTTCTCGAATATATCAGCGGCAGTTGCGTTTAAGCGACCAAATGCTACCAGAGTTTGAAGGGGTAACTGTTGTTGATTTGCTTTGCGCAAATACCGAATTGCAACAGGTGCCAAGGAGCGTATTCCTCTTAATTTCCGACAA
- the LOC129242746 gene encoding peroxidase isoform X2, whose amino-acid sequence MFGVQSIYQDHRLISYVHLQTAFLILITYNWMLISALNIKKLNGGNTEYLSSISPEDWKSDLDFGIEFINRQVRLEENLVKSRVFVENGSISHVQLLDALPNEEARRDNDIARKLLAASLYVFNSRCAPHGIEGEDCENFLAMKSLPANSELLNECLRIIESRRNGHNSFRRLLSRFYKDGIYEMFSDNQLISPLLVSKQLHSLSLNTKTRDLEDVEKNLAVIQWAQFIEHDLSKPVVTSMRDGSHIECCNKDSFELGPRHRHPSCVPLILNSGESTYDKVNCLNYVRSAVAVSTKCTFGAVDQLNQASSHLDLSQLYGFTDEAQRHMRYFHKGQIKSSANDDGSAIYTDQLPKITSNLGNFCAFKNYSHQPGQCFMAGDSRVNSSPLTISIYTIFMRNHNQIAKKLSSRHPLWSDEVLFQTAKTLNTQIYRKIVFDEWLPIVLGEDAIVKIKQGSHSKDPEDERISNEFAIAAMRFYLSMLPNALNNFTKAKRLQYTTSDYLSNTNSENIISLIDQTYKPDLGYTSKKIDSIFESIFNQPAMKLDTIYEDSLILDNLNTNRRPTHSDLLAYDIQRGRDHGLKSYINYIELYTGQKIGSWTDLDRFIAIDDLNKLKSIYNDVNKVDLLVGGMAEINSFGALVGPTFKYILGEQFSRIYQRQLRLSDQMLPEFEGVTVVDLLCANTELQQVPRSVFLLISDKNPLLPCNDYLKLLRP is encoded by the exons ATGTTTGGCGTGCAGAGTATTTATCAAGATCACCGACTAATTAGTTATGTGCATTTGCAAACAGCCTTTCTCATCTTGATCACTTACAACTGGATGCTCATATCGGCTCTTA acATTAAAAAACTCAACGGAGGAAACACGGAATATCTCAGTAGTATTTCCCCGGAGGACTGGAAATCTGATTTAGACTTTGGAATCGAATTTATAAATCGACAAGTaag GCTAGAAGAAAATCTTGTCAAATCACGCGTATTTGTCGAAAATGGCAGCATATCACACGTACAGCTTTTAGACGCCTTGCCGAACGAAGAAGCCAGACGAGACAATGATATCGCTAGGAAACTATTGGCAGCCAGTCTTTATGTGTTCAATAGTAGATGTGCTCCACATGGCATAGAAGGTGAAGATTGCGAGAATTTTTTGGCCATGAAGTCACTTCCAGCAAACAGCGAGTTATTAAACGAGTGTTTACGAATTATTGAAAGCCGCCGAAATGGACACAACTCATTTCGACGGTTACTAAGTCGCTTTTATAAGGATGGTATCTATGAG ATGTTTTCGGATAATCAACTTATCTCACCTTTGTTGGTAAGCAAACAATTACATAGTTTGAGTTTGAACACGAAAACAAGGGATTTGGAAGATGTCGAAAAGAATTTAGCTGTGATTCAATGGGCACAATTTATTGAACATGATCTCAGTAAACCTGTTGTAACTTCAATGA GAGATGGAAGCCACATCGAATGCTGCAACAAAGACAGTTTTGAACTCGGTCCGCGGCATCGTCATCCTTCTTGTGTGCCTTTGATATTAAATAGTGGAGAATCCACGTACGACAAAGTCAACTGTTTAAATTACGTTCGCAGCGCTGTTGCTGTTAGCACAAAATGTACTTTCGGCGCAGTAGACCAA TTGAATCAGGCGTCATCCCATTTAGACCTTTCACAACTATATGGTTTTACAGATGAAGCACAAAGGCATATGCGTTATTTCCACAAGGGTCAAATTAAGAGCAGTGCAAATGATGACGGATCAGCAATTTATACTGATCAACTACCTAAGATAACTTCGAATTTGGGAAACTTTTGCGCTTTTAAAAATTACTCACATCAGCCTGGCCAGTGCTTTATGGCGGGAGATTCCCGCGTCAATAGTAGTCCGCTTACCATTTCAATTTATACGATATTTATGAGAAATCATAACCAGATAGCCAAAAAACTTTCCTCCCGACATCCATTATGGAGCGATGAAGTGCTTTTCCAAACAGCAAAAACTCTCAATACTCAAATCTATAGGAAAATTGTGTTTGACGAGTGGTTACCCATTGTATTGGGTGAAGACGCTattgtgaaaataaaacaagGATCCCATAGTAAGGATCCTGAGGATGAAAGAATTTCGAATGAATTTGCTATAGCAGCAATGCGCTTTTATCTGTCGATGTTGCCTAATGCCTTAAACAATTTCACTAAAGCTAAACGTCTACAGTATACTACCTCCGACTACTTATCTAATACAAACAG CGAGAATATAATATCATTGATTGATCAAACATATAAACCCGATTTGGGATACACTTCTAAAAAAATAGATTCCAtatttgaatccatttttaatcaGCCTGCTATGAAATTGGATACTATATATGAAGACAGT CTAATTTTAGATAACTTAAACACAAATAGACGACCCACCCATAGTGATCTCCTTGCTTATGATATTCAACGCGGTCGAGATCACGGTTTGAAAAGCTATATAAATTACATCGAGCTTTACACGGGTCAGAAAATCGGAAGCTGGACGGATCTTGATCGTTTTATAGCTATAGAT GATTTGAACAAATTGAAATCCATTTACAACGATGTGAACAAAGTCGATCTGCTGGTTGGAGGCATGGCTGAAATTAATTCATTCGGTGCTTTAGTTGGTCCgacttttaagtatattttgg GTGAACAATTTTCTCGAATATATCAGCGGCAGTTGCGTTTAAGCGACCAAATGCTACCAGAGTTTGAAGGGGTAACTGTTGTTGATTTGCTTTGCGCAAATACCGAATTGCAACAGGTGCCAAGGAGCGTATTCCTCTTAATTTCCGACAA